The Halomicronema hongdechloris C2206 genome includes a window with the following:
- the hisA gene encoding 1-(5-phosphoribosyl)-5-[(5-phosphoribosylamino)methylideneamino]imidazole-4-carboxamide isomerase has product MDVIPAIDLLDGRCVRLYQGDYDRSQVFNEDPVAVAKQWVEQGATRLHLVDLDGAKLGQPQNWRALEAIVEAVEVPVQVGGGLRHRQQVADLFELGVRYAILGTVAVEQPQLVGELSREFCDRIIVGIDARNGKVATRGWLETSEIDALELAQQMTTQGAAAIIYTDIQRDGTLQGPNLEALRAVATAVAIPVIASGGVSSLRDLLKLLTLEPSGVAGVIIGKALYTGDISLKEAVRAIGPGRWQDVPPISGSTFG; this is encoded by the coding sequence ATGGATGTGATTCCTGCAATTGATTTACTGGATGGCCGCTGCGTTCGCCTCTACCAGGGAGACTATGACCGGTCTCAGGTATTCAACGAGGATCCGGTGGCGGTGGCCAAGCAGTGGGTGGAGCAAGGGGCGACCCGGCTGCACTTGGTCGATCTAGACGGGGCCAAGCTAGGGCAGCCCCAGAACTGGCGAGCCCTCGAAGCCATCGTCGAGGCCGTCGAGGTGCCGGTGCAGGTGGGTGGGGGCCTACGCCATCGCCAGCAGGTGGCGGACCTGTTTGAGTTGGGGGTTCGCTATGCCATTTTGGGCACGGTGGCGGTGGAACAGCCTCAGTTGGTGGGTGAATTGAGCCGGGAGTTTTGCGATCGCATCATCGTCGGCATCGATGCCCGCAACGGCAAAGTGGCCACCCGCGGCTGGCTGGAAACCTCAGAAATCGATGCCCTGGAGCTGGCCCAGCAAATGACCACCCAGGGAGCCGCCGCCATCATCTACACCGACATTCAACGGGATGGCACCCTGCAAGGGCCCAACCTGGAGGCCCTCAGGGCCGTAGCCACTGCCGTGGCGATTCCGGTGATTGCCTCCGGCGGCGTCAGTTCCCTGCGAGATCTCTTGAAGTTGCTGACCCTAGAGCCCTCCGGCGTGGCCGGGGTGATCATCGGCAAAGCCCTCTATACCGGCGACATTTCCCTGAAAGAAGCGGTGCGGGCTATTGGGCCAGGGCGCTGGCAAGACGTGCCCCCCATCTCTGGGTCCACCTTTGGCTGA
- a CDS encoding EAL domain-containing protein, with protein sequence MHLTVTHGGYLAGLVVLGTRVIPAAPAAETETVEVGIYQNPPKVFIDGTGNPQGFWVDLLDAMAQSEEWTVEYVPCDWDACLEAVDQGHLDLMVDVAYSESRDQRFDFNQEVVFASWSAVYTHPDVEIESILDLDQKRVAVLRDSIQYEALATQAESFDIQPQFVEVASFEAMFELLQQRAVDAGVVNRFFGEMASAEYQVKRTNILISPTRVHFITAKGDNSHLLAAIDNQLQVLTRDSNSVYYRALERWLQPERGVGWQQVVRHHLTHIAVYTPIIGLLCFALWNRALRREVRRRKEIEWQLQQQDAQNRAILAAVPDFMFRVGADGVYRGFVVPHRESTLVPDRDIAGHTMAELLPADIAERQMHYLQQALATGEIQVYEQTLVVDDHPRHEEVRVVKSDEDEVLLMVRDISDRKASERALRDSEVRYRKVVEAQTDFILRSRPDTTITFANPALCKALGVSLDKIVGKPWNDFANVDDLEQGAFQALSKLSPDNPRCFVENRDIRADGQVGWTQWLNEAIFDDSGQLIEIQSVGRDITKLKQAEQALRDSEETLRLVTENMSDLVCLHAPDGRYLYVTPSSQALLGYPPEDLIGQDPYDLFHPDDRELIRRSSHTVALAGHSTSITYRIRQKNGEYIWLETIAQPILNAAGQVIHLQSTSREISDRVQMEQQLKHDALHDRLTGLPNRTLLMERLDLALKRAKRHGHSQFAVMFLDLDHFKVINDSLGHLAGDELLISVAAILRRVIRDTDLAVRLGGDEFVLLLEDITDVAQAVDVAERILAILQLPLPIADHEVFTDTSIGIVVGSAVYQNAEELVRNSDLAMYQAKQQGRGQYAIFDPEMHQQMMQRLQIENDLRKALGNQEFLLHYQPIVCLKTQQVRGFEALLRWQHPQKGLMLPGEFIRVAEETGLIIPIGEWILQTTCQQLTQWQAVFPSQVLEISVNLSVKQLQGPILKHVATALAASNLQKNSLALEITESMLMENIDVTYQLLAQIKAQSVRLSIDDFGTGYSSLSYLHRLPVDYLKIDRTFVSSDQVDGRNQTIAESIITLSNLLDLKAIAEGIETPQQLQWLAALGCELGQGHLFRGAMSAEDATQYLHQQLPQ encoded by the coding sequence ATGCATCTTACAGTTACCCATGGCGGTTATCTAGCCGGGCTAGTGGTGTTGGGAACAAGAGTTATCCCAGCAGCCCCAGCGGCTGAGACTGAGACAGTCGAGGTAGGGATCTATCAAAATCCGCCCAAGGTGTTCATTGATGGCACTGGCAATCCCCAGGGCTTTTGGGTAGACCTGCTGGATGCCATGGCCCAGTCAGAAGAGTGGACGGTGGAATATGTGCCCTGTGATTGGGACGCTTGCCTGGAGGCAGTAGACCAAGGGCATTTAGATCTAATGGTGGACGTGGCCTATTCCGAGAGTCGCGACCAGCGCTTCGACTTCAACCAAGAAGTCGTCTTTGCCAGTTGGTCTGCCGTCTATACTCACCCTGATGTTGAGATCGAATCGATTCTCGATTTGGACCAGAAACGGGTAGCCGTACTGCGCGACAGTATTCAATATGAGGCTTTGGCAACCCAGGCTGAGTCCTTCGACATCCAACCCCAGTTCGTCGAAGTGGCTAGCTTTGAGGCCATGTTTGAGTTGCTGCAGCAACGAGCCGTCGATGCTGGGGTTGTCAACCGCTTTTTTGGCGAAATGGCCAGCGCCGAGTACCAGGTCAAACGCACCAATATTTTGATTAGCCCGACCAGGGTGCACTTTATTACGGCGAAGGGAGACAATTCCCACCTCCTGGCCGCGATTGACAACCAGCTGCAGGTACTAACTAGAGACTCAAATTCCGTCTACTATCGGGCTCTGGAGCGATGGCTGCAGCCAGAGAGGGGAGTGGGGTGGCAGCAGGTGGTGCGCCATCATCTGACGCACATTGCGGTCTATACCCCAATCATTGGCTTGCTCTGCTTTGCCCTGTGGAACCGGGCCCTACGGCGAGAAGTCAGGCGCCGAAAGGAGATTGAATGGCAACTCCAGCAACAAGATGCTCAAAACCGGGCCATCTTAGCTGCTGTGCCTGATTTCATGTTTCGGGTCGGGGCCGATGGTGTCTATCGCGGTTTCGTTGTCCCCCATCGAGAGTCAACCCTGGTTCCAGACAGAGACATTGCCGGTCACACCATGGCAGAGCTGCTACCGGCTGATATTGCTGAACGCCAGATGCACTATTTGCAGCAGGCGCTAGCCACCGGAGAAATTCAAGTGTACGAGCAAACCCTTGTCGTGGACGATCATCCGCGGCATGAGGAGGTGCGGGTGGTTAAAAGCGATGAGGATGAAGTCCTGTTAATGGTGCGCGACATCAGCGATCGCAAGGCCTCGGAAAGGGCACTACGAGACAGCGAGGTCCGCTATCGCAAAGTGGTCGAAGCCCAAACCGACTTTATTTTGCGATCGCGCCCCGACACCACCATTACCTTTGCCAACCCTGCCCTGTGTAAGGCACTTGGGGTGTCCCTGGATAAGATCGTCGGCAAGCCATGGAACGACTTTGCCAACGTAGATGACCTAGAGCAAGGTGCTTTCCAAGCACTCAGCAAGCTCAGTCCCGACAATCCCCGTTGCTTCGTGGAAAATCGAGATATTCGGGCCGATGGCCAGGTGGGATGGACCCAATGGCTCAACGAAGCTATTTTCGATGACTCTGGACAGTTGATTGAGATTCAATCCGTCGGGCGCGATATTACCAAGCTGAAGCAAGCGGAGCAGGCCCTACGCGATAGCGAAGAAACCCTACGACTCGTCACCGAAAACATGAGCGATTTGGTGTGTCTCCACGCCCCTGATGGTCGCTATCTCTACGTCACGCCATCCAGCCAAGCCTTACTCGGGTATCCTCCTGAAGACTTGATTGGCCAAGATCCCTATGACTTGTTTCACCCAGATGATCGCGAGCTGATTCGCCGGAGCAGCCACACCGTCGCCCTGGCAGGACACTCCACATCTATCACCTATCGCATCCGCCAAAAAAATGGGGAGTATATCTGGCTAGAAACGATTGCCCAGCCGATTCTGAATGCAGCAGGACAGGTGATTCACCTGCAGAGCACTTCCCGGGAAATCAGCGATCGGGTGCAGATGGAACAGCAGCTGAAGCATGATGCCCTACACGATCGCCTGACGGGGCTGCCCAACCGTACTCTGCTGATGGAACGGTTAGATTTGGCTTTGAAGCGAGCGAAACGACATGGCCACTCGCAGTTTGCCGTCATGTTTTTAGACCTGGATCACTTCAAGGTCATCAACGATAGTCTGGGGCATCTAGCCGGGGATGAGTTGCTGATTTCGGTCGCCGCGATTTTGCGCAGGGTGATTCGTGATACTGACCTCGCCGTGCGGTTAGGCGGGGATGAATTTGTGCTGCTGTTAGAAGATATCACCGATGTTGCGCAAGCCGTAGACGTTGCCGAGCGCATCTTGGCTATCTTGCAATTACCCCTGCCGATAGCAGACCATGAAGTGTTCACAGATACGAGCATCGGCATCGTCGTGGGCAGTGCTGTCTATCAGAATGCCGAAGAACTGGTGCGTAATTCAGATTTAGCCATGTACCAGGCTAAGCAACAGGGACGGGGACAATACGCCATCTTTGATCCAGAAATGCATCAGCAAATGATGCAGCGCCTTCAGATAGAGAACGATTTGCGAAAAGCCCTAGGCAATCAAGAATTCTTGCTTCATTATCAGCCCATTGTCTGCCTTAAAACGCAGCAGGTTCGAGGCTTTGAAGCATTGTTGAGGTGGCAACATCCGCAAAAGGGGCTGATGCTGCCCGGTGAATTTATTCGGGTGGCAGAAGAAACGGGATTGATTATTCCCATTGGTGAGTGGATTTTGCAGACAACCTGTCAGCAATTAACCCAGTGGCAAGCGGTATTTCCCAGCCAGGTCCTAGAGATCAGTGTCAATTTGTCAGTCAAACAACTGCAAGGACCTATTCTCAAGCATGTAGCCACGGCTCTGGCAGCCAGTAATCTGCAGAAAAATTCCTTGGCCTTAGAAATTACAGAAAGTATGCTGATGGAAAATATCGATGTTACCTACCAGCTACTAGCGCAAATTAAGGCCCAGAGCGTTCGGCTCAGCATCGATGACTTCGGCACGGGGTATTCATCCCTGAGTTACTTACACCGTCTGCCGGTAGACTATCTCAAAATTGATCGCACCTTTGTTAGCTCAGACCAAGTCGATGGCCGTAACCAAACCATTGCCGAGTCCATCATCACGTTGAGTAATTTATTAGATCTAAAAGCCATTGCCGAAGGGATTGAAACCCCGCAACAACTGCAGTGGTTAGCAGCCCTTGGCTGTGAACTAGGTCAAGGCCATTTATTTCGAGGGGCCATGTCTGCAGAAGACGCCACTCAATATCTGCACCAGCAGCTGCCCCAATAG
- a CDS encoding aromatic ring-hydroxylating dioxygenase subunit alpha, whose amino-acid sequence MTNLVRQGKRQTMQLGQEMAMDGIQEIKHHGASDSGRRGPSPSTEAVSKRNQLRQLSINPNHWYAVARSDEVGQRPHGVVLWQQPVVLYRDSQGQVQALADRCPHRQVRLSQGQVNGDRLVCAYHGWQFDAAGACVHIPYLGEKQRLPNCGVRPYPVREQDGFIWIFPGNTDAMASRGVAPLPLPEWDHLNYIVTVSVIDVNAHYSFLIENLMDMYHGHLHDDYQAWKDPILKHLQATSERVDAHYQAQSYYRIDKIWSVSQLFIPALRQLHPEPLDVSYVYPNWVATLGQDFKICCLFCPVDLAHTRAYLLHFTSLHAFHRLHKLPVTFRRWLKTRLFGAAQPLLDGLVAQDVVMLEQEQQAFWADPQAQGPELNSALAAVQRLMRQQAETVV is encoded by the coding sequence GTGACGAACCTAGTACGGCAAGGCAAACGTCAGACCATGCAGTTGGGGCAGGAGATGGCAATGGACGGTATCCAAGAGATTAAGCATCATGGCGCATCCGACTCAGGGCGGCGAGGTCCATCGCCGTCAACTGAGGCTGTCTCCAAGCGCAATCAACTGCGGCAGTTATCGATCAATCCCAACCACTGGTACGCCGTTGCCCGCAGCGATGAGGTGGGTCAGCGTCCCCATGGGGTGGTGCTCTGGCAGCAACCCGTGGTGCTCTATCGCGATAGCCAGGGACAGGTGCAGGCCCTGGCAGATCGCTGTCCTCATCGGCAGGTGCGCCTGAGCCAGGGGCAAGTGAATGGCGATCGGCTCGTCTGCGCTTACCACGGCTGGCAGTTTGATGCCGCCGGCGCCTGTGTCCATATTCCCTACCTGGGCGAGAAGCAACGGCTACCCAACTGTGGGGTGCGGCCCTATCCGGTGCGGGAACAAGACGGCTTCATCTGGATCTTTCCGGGGAACACGGACGCCATGGCGTCTCGAGGGGTGGCACCATTGCCGTTGCCGGAATGGGATCACCTGAATTACATCGTCACCGTCTCGGTGATTGATGTGAACGCCCACTATTCGTTTCTGATCGAGAACCTGATGGACATGTACCATGGTCATCTCCACGACGACTATCAGGCCTGGAAAGATCCGATTCTCAAGCACCTGCAGGCAACCTCAGAGCGGGTAGATGCCCACTATCAGGCCCAGAGTTACTACCGCATCGATAAGATTTGGTCGGTCTCGCAGCTATTCATTCCGGCCCTGCGGCAGTTGCATCCAGAGCCCCTCGATGTCAGCTACGTCTATCCCAATTGGGTGGCCACCCTGGGGCAAGATTTCAAGATCTGCTGCCTGTTCTGTCCGGTGGATCTGGCCCATACCCGGGCCTACTTGCTCCATTTCACCTCGCTGCATGCCTTTCACCGACTCCATAAGCTGCCAGTGACGTTCCGCCGCTGGCTCAAAACCCGCCTGTTTGGTGCCGCCCAGCCGCTGTTAGATGGCTTGGTGGCGCAAGATGTGGTGATGCTAGAGCAGGAACAACAGGCGTTTTGGGCCGATCCCCAGGCCCAGGGGCCGGAGCTGAATTCTGCTTTAGCGGCGGTGCAGCGGTTGATGCGGCAGCAGGCGGAAACCGTGGTTTAG
- a CDS encoding DMT family transporter translates to MVTTLLLIIVAIAGGIAVAIQGQFMGVMDQTIGTRESIFITYVGGGGIMAAIMLASRWGNLQAWHTVPWYVLTSGVLGIVVVGTIGYVIPRLGLVTGFTLIVSSQFILGLLIDAQGWFGAEVRPLTAMKAVGLGLLLAGITLIMK, encoded by the coding sequence ATGGTCACCACTTTACTGCTGATAATCGTTGCGATCGCAGGGGGCATCGCCGTGGCCATCCAAGGGCAGTTCATGGGCGTCATGGACCAGACCATCGGCACTCGCGAAAGCATTTTTATCACCTACGTGGGCGGCGGCGGCATCATGGCGGCCATTATGCTGGCCAGCCGCTGGGGCAACCTGCAGGCCTGGCATACGGTGCCCTGGTATGTGCTCACCAGTGGCGTGTTGGGCATTGTCGTCGTCGGCACCATTGGCTATGTGATTCCCCGCCTGGGTCTAGTCACCGGCTTTACCCTGATCGTCTCCTCTCAATTTATTTTGGGCCTATTGATCGACGCTCAGGGTTGGTTCGGAGCCGAGGTGCGCCCCCTCACCGCCATGAAGGCAGTGGGGCTGGGCCTGCTCCTGGCTGGCATCACGTTGATTATGAAATAA